In Streptomyces sp. NBC_01717, one DNA window encodes the following:
- a CDS encoding NTP transferase domain-containing protein has translation MTAYDAIVLAGGAAKRLGGADKPAVRVGGRALLDRVLAACTDAATTVVVGGRRPTPRAVTWTREEPQGGGPLAALGAGVRHTSAERVLVLSADLPFLGESTVEALLAAAGHGGRDGALCVDQDGRDQPLVAVYRAEPLRRELALLATEHGGLAGLPLRLLTHELDLARVEAGPLASFDCDTWEDIATARARIREHGTVLDEWITAVKNELGIELDVDTGVLLDLARDAAHGVARPAAPLTTFLVGYAAAKAGDGGGGPEAVAEAARKATALALRWADEAETP, from the coding sequence ATGACCGCGTATGACGCCATCGTTCTTGCCGGAGGGGCCGCCAAGCGCCTCGGGGGTGCCGACAAGCCGGCCGTTCGGGTCGGTGGCCGGGCACTGCTCGACCGGGTGCTCGCGGCCTGCACCGATGCCGCCACCACTGTCGTGGTGGGCGGTCGGCGGCCCACCCCGCGCGCTGTGACCTGGACACGCGAAGAGCCGCAGGGCGGGGGCCCGTTGGCGGCACTCGGCGCCGGGGTACGGCATACGAGCGCGGAGCGCGTGCTCGTACTCTCCGCCGACCTCCCGTTCCTGGGGGAGAGCACGGTCGAGGCGCTGCTGGCCGCCGCCGGGCACGGGGGCCGCGACGGGGCCCTGTGCGTCGATCAGGACGGCCGGGACCAGCCCTTGGTCGCGGTCTACCGCGCCGAACCGCTCCGCCGCGAGCTGGCTCTGCTCGCCACCGAGCACGGTGGTCTGGCCGGACTGCCGCTGCGGTTGCTGACACACGAACTGGACCTCGCCCGCGTCGAGGCGGGTCCGCTCGCCTCGTTCGACTGCGACACCTGGGAAGACATTGCCACAGCCCGGGCCCGTATCAGAGAGCATGGGACCGTGCTGGACGAATGGATCACCGCAGTCAAGAACGAACTGGGCATCGAACTCGACGTCGACACCGGCGTCCTGCTCGATCTCGCCCGCGATGCCGCCCACGGTGTCGCCCGGCCCGCCGCGCCCCTGACGACGTTTCTGGTCGGGTACGCGGCGGCGAAGGCGGGTGACGGCGGGGGCGGACCCGAGGCGGTGGCAGAGGCTGCTCGCAAGGCGACCGCGCTCGCCCTCCGCTGGGCGGACGAGGCCGAGACGCCATGA
- a CDS encoding dihydrolipoamide acetyltransferase family protein, whose translation MPQVLEFKLPDLGEGLTEAEIVRWLVEVGDVVAIDQPVVEVETAKAMVEVPCPYGGVVTARFGEEGTELPVGSPLLTVAVGSAEGDLPGDLSGKGADGAESSGNVLVGYGTGAPAARRRRVRPEAISAAAGQVAESAPVSVMAPAPAPVPVPAPVPDEASGPVAVVSPLVRRLARQHDLDLRQLTGSGRDGLILRADVESAIRAAANGTAVAPSVPVPVSPLASGPAPVSASVAGERIPLRGVRGAVADKLARSRREIPDATCWVDADATELMAARAAMNGAGGPTAGPKVSVLALLARICTAALARFPELNSTVDLEAREIVRLPAVHLGFAAQTERGLVVPVVRDAQSRNAESIGAEIGRLTEAARTGKLTPAELTGGTFTLNNYGVFGVDGSTPIINHPEAAMLGVGRIVPKPWVHRGELAVRQVVQLSLTFDHRVCDGGTAGGFLRYVADCVEQPALLLRTL comes from the coding sequence ATGCCACAGGTGCTCGAATTCAAGCTGCCCGATCTCGGCGAGGGACTGACCGAGGCGGAGATCGTCCGCTGGCTGGTGGAGGTCGGCGACGTGGTCGCCATCGACCAGCCGGTCGTCGAGGTCGAGACGGCCAAGGCGATGGTGGAGGTGCCGTGTCCCTACGGGGGCGTGGTGACCGCACGCTTCGGCGAGGAGGGTACGGAACTTCCGGTCGGTTCACCGTTGTTGACGGTGGCTGTGGGATCCGCGGAGGGCGACCTTCCCGGGGATCTCTCCGGCAAGGGCGCCGACGGGGCCGAGTCGTCCGGCAATGTGCTGGTGGGGTACGGGACGGGGGCGCCGGCGGCGAGACGCCGGCGGGTGCGGCCCGAGGCGATTTCGGCTGCCGCAGGGCAGGTGGCGGAGTCGGCCCCGGTGTCTGTGATGGCTCCTGCTCCGGCCCCGGTTCCGGTCCCTGCGCCGGTTCCCGATGAGGCGTCGGGGCCCGTGGCGGTTGTCTCTCCGTTGGTACGGAGGCTGGCGCGGCAGCACGATCTCGATCTGCGGCAGTTGACGGGGTCGGGACGCGACGGGCTGATTCTGCGGGCCGATGTCGAATCCGCGATCAGGGCCGCGGCGAACGGGACGGCGGTGGCGCCGTCGGTGCCGGTCCCGGTGTCGCCCCTTGCCTCGGGGCCGGCGCCGGTGTCGGCCTCGGTTGCCGGGGAGCGGATTCCGTTGCGCGGTGTACGGGGCGCGGTCGCCGACAAGCTGGCGCGCAGTCGGCGTGAGATTCCCGATGCCACGTGCTGGGTCGACGCGGATGCCACCGAGCTGATGGCTGCCAGAGCCGCGATGAACGGCGCCGGTGGTCCGACCGCGGGGCCCAAGGTGTCGGTGCTCGCCCTGCTGGCCCGTATCTGTACGGCGGCCCTGGCCCGGTTCCCCGAGCTCAACTCCACGGTGGACCTGGAGGCCCGGGAAATCGTGCGGCTGCCCGCCGTCCATCTCGGCTTCGCGGCCCAGACGGAGCGAGGGCTGGTCGTCCCTGTCGTACGGGATGCGCAGTCCCGTAACGCGGAGTCGATCGGCGCCGAGATCGGTCGGCTGACCGAGGCGGCCCGGACGGGCAAGCTGACGCCGGCGGAGCTGACCGGCGGCACGTTCACGCTGAACAACTACGGGGTGTTCGGGGTCGACGGGTCGACGCCGATCATCAACCACCCCGAGGCGGCGATGCTGGGTGTCGGCCGGATCGTGCCCAAGCCGTGGGTGCACCGGGGCGAGCTGGCCGTGCGCCAGGTCGTCCAGCTCTCGCTGACCTTCGACCACCGGGTCTGCGACGGCGGCACGGCGGGCGGCTTCCTGCGATACGTGGCCGACTGCGTGGAACAACCGGCGCTGCTGCTGCGCACGTTGTAG
- a CDS encoding alpha-ketoacid dehydrogenase subunit beta, whose amino-acid sequence MTTAAMAGEQTDRAKPATMAQALGRALRDSMAEDPTVHVLGEDVGTLGGVFRITDGLAKEFGEDRCTDTPLAEAGILGAAVGMAMYGLRPVVEMQFDAFAYPAFEQLISHVAKMRNRTGGAMPLPITVRVPYGGGIGGVEHHSDSSEAYYMATPGLHVVTPATVDDAYGLLRASIASDDPVVFLEPKRLYWSKSAWSPEAPVEVEPIGRAVVRRPGRSATLITYGPSLPVCLEAAEAAVEEGWDLEVVDLRSLVPFDDETVAASVRRTGRAVVVHESSGFGGPGGEIAARITERCFHHLEAPVLRVAGFDIPYPPPMLERHHLPGVDRVLDAVARLQWEAES is encoded by the coding sequence ATGACCACGGCGGCGATGGCCGGCGAGCAGACGGACAGGGCCAAGCCGGCCACCATGGCGCAGGCTCTCGGGCGTGCGCTGCGTGACTCGATGGCCGAGGACCCGACGGTGCACGTCCTCGGTGAGGACGTCGGCACGCTCGGCGGGGTCTTCCGGATCACCGACGGGCTGGCGAAGGAGTTCGGCGAGGACCGCTGTACGGACACGCCGCTGGCCGAGGCGGGCATCCTCGGTGCGGCGGTCGGCATGGCGATGTACGGGCTGCGGCCTGTGGTGGAGATGCAGTTCGACGCATTCGCCTATCCGGCGTTCGAGCAGCTCATCAGCCATGTCGCCAAGATGCGGAACCGGACCGGGGGGGCCATGCCGCTGCCGATCACGGTGCGGGTGCCGTACGGCGGCGGGATCGGCGGGGTCGAGCACCACAGCGACTCCTCGGAGGCCTACTACATGGCGACGCCGGGCCTGCACGTCGTCACGCCGGCCACGGTCGACGACGCGTACGGGTTGCTGCGGGCCTCGATAGCCTCCGACGATCCGGTGGTCTTCCTGGAGCCGAAGCGGCTGTACTGGTCGAAGTCGGCATGGTCGCCGGAGGCGCCGGTGGAGGTCGAGCCGATCGGGCGGGCCGTTGTCCGCCGTCCCGGGCGCAGCGCGACGCTGATCACGTACGGGCCGTCCCTGCCGGTCTGCCTGGAAGCCGCCGAGGCGGCCGTCGAGGAGGGCTGGGATCTCGAAGTGGTCGATCTGCGTTCGCTGGTGCCGTTCGACGACGAGACGGTCGCCGCTTCGGTGCGGCGTACCGGTCGCGCGGTCGTCGTTCATGAGTCGTCCGGGTTCGGCGGCCCCGGTGGGGAGATCGCAGCTCGCATCACCGAGCGATGCTTCCACCACCTGGAGGCGCCGGTGCTGCGGGTCGCCGGGTTCGACATCCCGTATCCGCCGCCGATGCTGGAGCGGCACCATCTGCCGGGCGTGGACCGGGTGCTCGACGCGGTCGCGCGGCTGCAGTGGGAGGCGGAGAGCTGA
- the pdhA gene encoding pyruvate dehydrogenase (acetyl-transferring) E1 component subunit alpha, with product MTVQELPGAAAYRPTPPPAWKPLTDPAPLLPDPEPYRVLGTDAVADADPELLLRLYAELVRGRRYNAQATALTKQGRLAVYPSSTGQEACEIAAALVLEERDWLFPSYRDTLAAVARGLDPVEALTLLRGDRHTGYDPREHRIAPLCTPLATQLPHAVGLAHAARLKGDDVVALAMVGDGGTSEGDFHEALNFAAVWRAPVVFLVQNNGFAISVPLAKQTAAPSLAHKAVGYGMPGRLVDGNDAAAVHQVLGEAVARARAGGGPTLVEAVTYRMDAHTNADDATRYRGESEVEAWRAHDPIQLLERELTARGLLGEDGIEEARAAAERMAAGLRERMNADAVLDPMDLFAHVYAEQTAQLREQAARLRVELDAEQGQDGTSGAGDGR from the coding sequence ATGACGGTCCAAGAGCTGCCCGGCGCGGCCGCCTACCGGCCCACGCCGCCCCCGGCCTGGAAGCCGCTCACCGACCCCGCGCCGCTGCTCCCGGACCCCGAGCCGTACCGCGTGCTCGGTACGGACGCCGTGGCCGACGCAGACCCCGAGCTGCTGCTGCGGCTCTACGCCGAGCTGGTGCGCGGTCGGCGGTACAACGCCCAGGCCACCGCCCTCACCAAACAGGGCCGGCTCGCCGTATACCCGTCCAGCACCGGACAGGAGGCCTGCGAGATAGCTGCGGCGCTGGTGCTTGAGGAGCGCGACTGGCTCTTCCCCAGCTACCGCGACACGCTCGCGGCGGTGGCGCGCGGCCTCGACCCGGTCGAGGCACTGACCCTGCTGCGTGGTGACCGGCACACCGGTTACGACCCGCGCGAGCACCGCATCGCCCCGCTCTGCACCCCGCTCGCCACCCAGCTGCCGCACGCCGTCGGCCTGGCCCACGCGGCGCGACTCAAGGGGGACGACGTGGTGGCGCTCGCCATGGTCGGCGACGGCGGGACCAGCGAGGGCGACTTCCACGAGGCACTGAACTTCGCGGCCGTCTGGCGGGCCCCGGTGGTCTTCCTGGTGCAGAACAACGGATTTGCGATCTCCGTACCCCTGGCCAAGCAGACGGCGGCGCCGTCGCTGGCGCACAAGGCGGTGGGGTACGGCATGCCGGGCCGGCTGGTCGACGGCAATGACGCGGCCGCCGTGCACCAGGTGCTCGGCGAAGCGGTGGCGCGGGCCCGGGCGGGTGGCGGCCCGACCCTGGTCGAGGCCGTGACGTACCGGATGGACGCGCATACGAACGCCGACGACGCCACGCGCTACCGCGGTGAGAGCGAGGTGGAGGCGTGGCGGGCGCACGACCCCATCCAGCTTCTGGAGCGGGAACTGACGGCCCGCGGGCTGCTCGGCGAGGACGGGATCGAAGAGGCGCGCGCCGCTGCGGAGCGGATGGCGGCCGGGCTGCGTGAGCGGATGAACGCCGATGCGGTGCTCGACCCGATGGACCTCTTCGCCCATGTCTATGCGGAACAGACCGCGCAGCTGCGGGAGCAGGCGGCCCGGCTGCGGGTGGAGCTGGACGCCGAGCAAGGCCAGGACGGTACGAGCGGTGCGGGGGACGGCCGATGA
- a CDS encoding Lrp/AsnC family transcriptional regulator — MADGAEDPGQVPPARPLDAIDRDILRLLQTDGRASIRSVADRVHVSRANAYARINRLIDDGVIRGFSARVNHERAGQGASAYITLKIVQNSWRTVREQLQALPGATHIALVSGDFDVLLLVHTPDNRSLRELVLTRIQAIPEVLSTRTLLVFEETDLGPGPDRPTELS; from the coding sequence ATGGCCGACGGGGCCGAGGACCCCGGCCAGGTTCCGCCCGCGCGCCCGCTCGACGCCATCGACCGCGACATCCTCCGGCTGCTCCAGACGGACGGCCGTGCCTCGATACGGTCGGTGGCCGACCGCGTCCATGTGTCGCGCGCCAACGCCTACGCCCGGATCAACCGGCTCATCGACGACGGAGTGATCCGCGGCTTCAGCGCGCGCGTGAACCATGAGCGGGCGGGGCAGGGAGCCTCCGCATACATCACGCTCAAGATCGTCCAGAACTCCTGGCGGACGGTGCGCGAGCAGCTCCAGGCACTGCCGGGCGCGACGCACATCGCGCTGGTCAGCGGCGACTTCGACGTACTGCTGCTGGTGCACACCCCGGACAACCGGTCGCTGCGCGAACTGGTCCTGACCAGGATCCAGGCCATCCCGGAGGTGCTCTCCACCCGCACCCTCCTGGTGTTCGAGGAGACCGACCTGGGCCCGGGGCCGGACCGCCCCACCGAACTCAGCTAG
- a CDS encoding TetR/AcrR family transcriptional regulator has product MTTAKRDTYTPETLLTVAVRVFNERGYDGTSMEHLSKAAGISKSSIYHHVAGKEELLRRAVSRALDGLFGILDESGASRGRAIERVEYVTRRTVEVLIAELPYVTLLLRVRGNTTAERWAMERRREFDQRVAELLKAAVADGDLRSDVDIRLATRLLFGMVNSLVEWYRPQPGGGGEGEQLADTVVQLAFEGMRSSR; this is encoded by the coding sequence ATGACCACGGCCAAGCGGGACACGTACACCCCGGAGACTCTCCTCACCGTCGCCGTCCGTGTCTTCAACGAGCGCGGTTACGACGGCACGTCGATGGAGCACCTGTCCAAGGCAGCGGGCATCTCCAAGTCGTCCATCTACCACCACGTCGCGGGCAAGGAAGAGCTCCTGCGACGTGCGGTCAGCCGGGCGCTGGACGGGCTCTTCGGGATTCTCGACGAATCGGGGGCGAGTCGGGGACGCGCGATCGAGCGGGTCGAATACGTCACCCGCCGTACCGTCGAGGTGCTGATAGCCGAACTGCCCTATGTCACGCTGCTGCTGCGCGTGCGGGGCAATACGACGGCCGAGCGCTGGGCCATGGAGCGAAGGCGCGAATTCGACCAGCGCGTGGCCGAGCTGCTGAAGGCGGCGGTCGCGGACGGTGATCTCCGCTCCGACGTGGACATACGGCTGGCGACGAGGCTGCTCTTCGGGATGGTCAACTCCCTGGTGGAGTGGTACCGGCCGCAGCCGGGCGGCGGCGGCGAGGGGGAGCAGCTGGCGGACACGGTCGTTCAGCTGGCATTCGAGGGGATGCGTTCCAGCCGCTGA
- the paaN gene encoding phenylacetic acid degradation protein PaaN, translating to MAAELSPQLLSEKHRPTLDQALDAVRTRAYWSPHPEHPKAYGDGGAPGSLSAAEGKAAFDAVLHTRLDLGQPGTDGWTGGEISPYGPELGVEYPHADLDVLLPAMRAGMAAWREAGPETRALVCLEILSRISARTHEFGHAVMHTSGQAFMMAFQAGGPHAQDRGLEAVTYAYEEQTRTPRTADWSKPQGKRDPLQLHKSFIAAGRGIALLIGCNTFPTWNGYPGLFASLATGNPVLVKPHPRAVLPLALTVQVARDVLSEAGFDPNLVCLAAERPGEGIAKTLAVRPEIRIIDYTGSTAFGDWLEANARQAQVYTEKAGVNTIVVDSTDDYRGMLANLAFSLSLYSGQMCTTPQNLLIPRDGITTDAGDKTYDEVVGDIAASVTGLLGDDARANALLGALVNPEVKARLEAAAGLGEVALASREVANPEFPDAVVRTPLVVKLDGTKPDDEAACLAECFGPVAFAVAVDSTADAVDLLRRTIRDKGAMTVGAYTTSPDVERAVEDVCLEESAQLSLNLTGGVYVNQTAAFSDFHGSGGNPAANAALCDGAFVSNRFRMVEVRRQA from the coding sequence ATGGCCGCCGAGCTCTCCCCGCAACTGCTGTCCGAGAAGCACCGCCCCACGCTCGACCAGGCCCTCGACGCGGTCCGTACGCGCGCCTACTGGTCCCCGCATCCCGAGCATCCGAAGGCGTACGGCGACGGCGGCGCCCCCGGCAGCCTGAGCGCTGCCGAGGGCAAGGCCGCGTTCGACGCCGTGCTGCACACCCGGCTCGACCTCGGCCAGCCGGGCACCGACGGCTGGACGGGCGGGGAGATCTCTCCCTACGGTCCGGAGCTCGGCGTCGAATATCCGCATGCCGATCTGGACGTGCTGCTTCCGGCGATGCGTGCAGGGATGGCCGCCTGGCGCGAGGCAGGGCCCGAGACCAGGGCCCTGGTCTGTCTGGAGATCCTGTCGCGGATCAGCGCCCGCACCCATGAGTTCGGCCACGCCGTGATGCACACGAGCGGGCAGGCCTTCATGATGGCGTTCCAGGCGGGCGGCCCGCACGCCCAGGACCGTGGCCTGGAAGCGGTGACGTACGCGTACGAGGAGCAGACCCGCACCCCGCGGACCGCGGACTGGTCCAAGCCCCAGGGCAAGCGCGACCCGCTCCAGCTGCACAAGTCGTTCATCGCGGCGGGCCGCGGCATCGCGCTGCTGATCGGCTGCAACACCTTCCCCACGTGGAACGGCTATCCGGGCCTCTTCGCCTCCCTCGCCACCGGTAACCCCGTCCTGGTGAAGCCGCATCCGCGCGCCGTGCTTCCCCTCGCGCTCACGGTGCAGGTGGCCCGCGACGTGCTGAGTGAGGCGGGCTTCGACCCCAACCTGGTCTGTCTGGCCGCCGAGCGGCCGGGCGAGGGCATCGCCAAGACCCTGGCGGTCCGACCCGAGATCAGGATCATCGACTACACCGGATCCACCGCCTTCGGCGACTGGCTGGAGGCCAACGCCCGCCAGGCCCAGGTCTACACGGAGAAGGCCGGGGTCAACACGATCGTCGTCGACTCCACCGACGACTACCGGGGCATGCTGGCCAATCTGGCCTTCTCCCTCTCCCTGTACAGCGGCCAGATGTGCACCACCCCGCAGAACCTGCTGATCCCCCGCGACGGCATCACGACGGACGCCGGCGACAAGACGTACGACGAGGTGGTCGGTGACATCGCCGCGTCGGTCACCGGCCTGCTCGGCGACGACGCCCGGGCCAACGCACTGCTCGGTGCGCTGGTCAACCCTGAGGTGAAGGCCCGGCTGGAGGCGGCGGCCGGACTGGGAGAAGTCGCCCTGGCATCGCGTGAGGTGGCCAACCCGGAGTTCCCGGACGCGGTGGTCCGCACCCCGCTCGTCGTCAAGCTCGACGGCACCAAGCCGGACGACGAGGCGGCCTGTCTCGCGGAGTGCTTCGGACCGGTAGCTTTCGCGGTCGCGGTCGACTCGACGGCGGACGCGGTGGACCTGCTGCGCCGCACGATCCGCGACAAGGGCGCGATGACGGTCGGCGCGTACACGACCTCGCCGGACGTGGAGCGCGCGGTGGAGGACGTCTGCCTGGAGGAGTCGGCCCAGCTCTCGCTGAACCTGACGGGCGGGGTGTACGTCAACCAGACGGCGGCCTTCTCCGACTTCCACGGCTCGGGCGGCAACCCTGCGGCGAACGCCGCCCTGTGCGACGGGGCGTTCGTTTCGAACCGCTTCCGCATGGTGGAGGTCCGCCGCCAGGCCTAG
- a CDS encoding TrmH family RNA methyltransferase, producing the protein MSSDTGSTGPTSSSSSPSSADPSNAALAVGEPSVEPMQYDDGFGAEIGVGPHALPWPVGERYDPELLAHGDRRNVGDEYRYWTREAIVADLDLRRHDFHVAVENWGHDFNIGSVVRTANAFLAKEIHIVGRRRWNRRGAMVTDRYQHVRHHPDTADLTAWAAAEGLPIIGIDNLPGAVPLERTELPRRCVLLFGQEGPGLTEEARKHAAMVCSIAQFGSTRSINAGAAAAIAMHAWVQRYADIPEPGV; encoded by the coding sequence GTGAGCAGCGATACCGGCAGCACCGGCCCTACCAGCAGTAGCAGCAGTCCCAGCAGCGCGGATCCGTCGAACGCAGCCCTTGCCGTGGGTGAGCCGTCCGTGGAGCCGATGCAGTACGACGACGGGTTCGGGGCGGAGATCGGTGTCGGGCCGCATGCGCTGCCCTGGCCCGTGGGCGAGCGGTACGACCCGGAGCTGCTCGCCCACGGCGACCGGCGCAATGTCGGCGACGAGTACCGCTACTGGACGCGGGAGGCGATCGTCGCCGATCTGGATCTGCGTCGGCACGACTTCCATGTGGCGGTGGAGAACTGGGGCCACGACTTCAACATCGGGTCGGTGGTGCGCACCGCGAACGCCTTCCTCGCCAAGGAGATCCACATCGTCGGCCGGCGGCGCTGGAACCGGCGCGGTGCGATGGTCACCGACCGGTACCAGCATGTGCGGCACCATCCCGACACGGCGGATCTGACCGCCTGGGCGGCGGCCGAGGGGCTGCCGATCATCGGGATCGACAATCTGCCGGGGGCGGTGCCGCTGGAGCGGACCGAGCTGCCGCGCCGATGTGTGCTGCTCTTCGGGCAGGAAGGGCCGGGGCTGACGGAAGAGGCCCGCAAGCACGCGGCGATGGTCTGCTCGATCGCGCAGTTCGGCTCGACGCGGTCGATCAACGCGGGGGCTGCGGCGGCCATCGCCATGCACGCGTGGGTGCAGCGGTACGCCGACATTCCGGAGCCCGGGGTCTGA
- a CDS encoding HTTM domain-containing protein, which yields MSTPSPDRTLARGVQRITSSALGPYQSAVIRIGFSVTYLLFLLRELPHRHEMYGPDSPWSWGMAKQLISGNEAFSALLWSDSTLWFELVYAVALLSAALLMVGWHTRAMSVLFMVGVLSLQNRSIFLGDGGDNVIHLMAIYLVLTRCGQVWSLDARRAARRAAPEGAGAGRPVRNVAGAVLWVGLGLVLVAGSVADGFGGTWWLPALFWVLWIGHGLWWAVNRYAPRSEPRILLDVIANLVHNATLVVIMAEVCLIYATAGWYKIQGSRWQDGTALYYPLKLDYFTPWPELSGILASSGVMVMILTYGTVIVQVAFPFTLFNRRVKNVLLVAMMCEHAGIALLLGLPFFSMAMIAADSVFLPTVFLVWLGGRVTLGRQRLFSGAARVPGQRRSGEEEAPQHSGSGGHTLVG from the coding sequence GTGAGCACGCCTTCCCCCGACCGCACGCTCGCCCGCGGTGTCCAGCGCATCACGTCCTCGGCCCTCGGGCCGTACCAGAGCGCTGTCATCCGGATCGGTTTCTCCGTCACTTATCTGCTGTTCCTGCTGCGTGAGCTGCCGCACCGCCACGAGATGTACGGCCCCGACTCCCCGTGGAGCTGGGGTATGGCGAAGCAGCTCATATCGGGCAACGAAGCCTTCTCCGCGCTCCTGTGGTCGGACAGCACCCTCTGGTTCGAGCTCGTCTATGCGGTCGCCCTGCTGTCCGCCGCGCTGCTGATGGTCGGCTGGCACACCCGCGCGATGTCCGTCCTGTTCATGGTCGGTGTGCTCTCGCTGCAGAACCGCAGCATTTTCCTGGGCGACGGTGGCGACAACGTCATCCATCTGATGGCGATCTATCTGGTGCTGACGCGCTGCGGGCAGGTCTGGTCGCTGGACGCGCGGCGAGCGGCGCGGAGAGCGGCCCCTGAAGGGGCCGGCGCCGGTCGGCCGGTGCGGAATGTGGCCGGGGCGGTCCTCTGGGTGGGGCTCGGCCTGGTTCTCGTGGCGGGCTCGGTGGCCGACGGCTTCGGCGGCACCTGGTGGCTGCCGGCCCTGTTCTGGGTGCTGTGGATCGGCCACGGGCTCTGGTGGGCCGTGAACCGCTACGCACCGCGGAGCGAGCCGCGCATTCTGCTCGATGTGATCGCCAACCTCGTCCACAACGCCACGCTCGTCGTGATCATGGCCGAGGTCTGTCTGATCTACGCGACAGCGGGCTGGTACAAGATCCAGGGGTCGCGGTGGCAGGACGGCACGGCGCTGTACTACCCGCTCAAGCTCGACTACTTCACGCCCTGGCCCGAGCTGTCCGGCATCCTCGCGTCCAGCGGTGTGATGGTCATGATCCTGACGTACGGCACGGTCATCGTGCAGGTTGCCTTCCCCTTCACCCTCTTCAACCGGCGCGTCAAGAACGTCCTGCTCGTCGCCATGATGTGCGAGCACGCCGGCATCGCCCTGCTGCTGGGTCTGCCCTTCTTCTCGATGGCGATGATCGCCGCAGACTCCGTCTTCCTGCCGACGGTCTTCCTGGTCTGGCTGGGCGGCCGGGTGACGCTCGGGCGGCAGCGGCTGTTCTCGGGCGCGGCCCGGGTGCCCGGGCAGCGGCGCAGCGGCGAGGAGGAGGCCCCGCAGCACAGCGGAAGCGGTGGCCATACGCTCGTCGGGTGA
- a CDS encoding DUF5819 family protein, translated as MDSYDDRRVGGGNGSVGPEAERREDAPFDTGRDVGSAAAPAPLRSGVSGLSLPYQIGAVVALSIIGLIACTHLAMVFLHVAPSNTLTKQHGKVVDDWVYPEFEQNWKLFAPNPLQQNVGVHVRAEIAGADGRRTTPWMSLSGEDGKAIRSNLLPSHVDQNELRRGWDFYLNSHDTENRPNGLRGELAERYIRRIVMLRLSEHDYGGTVERIQVRSEVRSVPAPPWSTEKISTRPNYRVLPWWTVTPADLPESAKEADK; from the coding sequence ATGGATTCGTACGACGACAGGCGTGTCGGAGGCGGGAACGGAAGCGTCGGGCCGGAGGCGGAGCGGCGCGAGGACGCGCCGTTCGACACCGGCCGGGACGTCGGTTCCGCCGCAGCGCCCGCGCCTCTCCGTTCCGGTGTCTCCGGTCTGTCTCTTCCGTACCAGATCGGTGCCGTGGTCGCGCTGTCGATCATCGGGCTGATCGCCTGCACGCATCTGGCCATGGTGTTTCTGCACGTCGCCCCCTCCAACACCCTGACCAAGCAGCACGGCAAAGTGGTCGACGACTGGGTCTATCCCGAGTTCGAACAGAACTGGAAGCTCTTCGCGCCCAATCCGCTGCAGCAGAACGTCGGCGTGCACGTCCGGGCCGAGATAGCCGGCGCCGACGGACGCCGCACGACTCCCTGGATGAGCCTCTCCGGCGAGGACGGCAAGGCGATACGCAGCAATCTCCTCCCGAGCCACGTCGATCAGAACGAGCTCCGCCGTGGCTGGGACTTCTATCTCAACTCCCACGACACCGAGAACCGTCCGAACGGCCTGCGTGGCGAACTCGCCGAGCGCTATATCCGCCGCATCGTGATGCTCCGCCTGAGTGAGCACGACTACGGCGGCACAGTCGAGCGCATCCAGGTCCGCTCCGAAGTGCGCTCCGTCCCGGCGCCGCCGTGGAGTACGGAGAAGATCAGCACCAGGCCGAACTATCGGGTGCTGCCGTGGTGGACCGTCACCCCCGCCGACCTTCCCGAGAGCGCCAAGGAGGCGGACAAGTGA